The Planctomicrobium piriforme nucleotide sequence ATGTGAAGAACGAATGAACTCGCTGTTTGTGTGAAGAAGTTGTAATTTATTACGGACGTTAGACTTCCGTTATATTTTGTTGGGTGTTTCTCCGGCGTGGATTCGGGAAAGTTCCTGCTTCAGTGGGGCTGCTTCAGACTTGGGATTTGGGCCATGCGAGGGTTCTGGTAACTTCCCCGGCATTGAATCAGGCCAGTGCTGGAAGGAGCCGGAATGTCTGCCAATCTGCTGCAAGTCGATCGCTATCAATGCGGCCCGGGACGGCCGCTGCTGTTCATTGCCGGCCCCTGCGTGATCGAGTCCGAAGAACTCATTCGGGAGACGTCGCTGCGACTGGCGGACATGGCTCACAAACGGGGCTGGCAGATCGTCTTCAAGTCGAGCTTCGACAAGGCCAACCGCACAAGCTTCAATAGTTACCGCGGGCCGGGTCTGGAACGAGGGATGGAGATTCTCGCCCGTGTGCGCGAAGAAACCGGCTTGCCGATCACCACTGACATTCATGAGCCGCAACAGGCGGCACCCGCCGCCAAGGTCTGCAAGATTCTGCAGGTGCCAGCCTTCCTCGCGCGGCAGACCGACCTGGTGCACGCCATTGCCTTGGCGGCCCGTGACAACGACGGCATCGTCAACATCAAGAAGCCGCAGTTCATCGCTGCCGAAGACATCATTCACGCTGTGAACAAATGCCGCGAAGCGGGCGCCAACAACGTCCTGCTCACCGACCGCGGGACAATGTTTGGCTACGGCCGTCTCGTCAACGACATGACCTGTATTCCGACCATGCAGGCGATGGGTTGCCCTGTTTGCATTGATGCCACTCATAGCGTGCAACGGCCCGGCGGCAGCACCACGGGCGGCAATCGCGGCATGGTGCCGTTCGTCGCGCGAGCGGCCGTGGCAGCGGGGGCCGATGCGGTCTTCATGGAGACGCATCCAGATCCCGACAAGGCGAAGAGCGACGGCCCGAATCAGGTGCGGCTCAGCGAGATCGAGAAGATCTTTGAACAGTTGAGTCGGGTGCGCGAACTGATCACTGAGTTCAACGCGGCTGCTTCCTGAGAGTCTCGATCAGCAGGTGGCGCTGATTTTCTTCTTGAGCCAGTACGGCACCAGCCAGCGGCGGAGCGCGGCGTTGAACAGCCACAATGTCGAGCCGACGACGACTGGAAACAGTACGGGAAACTTTGGAATCAGAAACCCCGCCGAGATGAGTACCGCACCTTGCATAACCACGAGGCCCAGCGCGGTGGCGATCCCCAGGAAGCGGTAGGGGACGATGGGGGACAGCATGAAAAAAGGGCCGCTCGCGACCAATCCGAACATGGCGCCGGTCGCGGCAGACGCAGCAATGTGATTGACAAAGGACAGGCTGACGGCCACGGCCACGATCATGACGAAGTCCGGAAGACTGAGCCACAGCGAGCCGAGTCGCCAGCCGGAATAGAGCTTCCGGTCGTCTCCGATGGCCAGGACCAGCGTCGAGAGGGTCTGTTCCTTGAGTTCCCGCTGCAGGCAGTCGCCCGGCTTGTTCATGGTAATCAAGACCCAGATTCCGCACTCGATGATGAGGCAGGCGATGGCCAGCTCGCGGTAGTTGGTCGAAACGAGAAGTGCAAATAGTCCCAATACCAACACGTGAGACAGGCACTTCGCCGCGAACAGCCAGCCTCCCTTCCCGTGGACATAGCAGGCCTGCCAGGCCAGTGCGTGATCCCAGCAACGGCGGCTGGTTCGGGTTTTTCGGGTTCGCTCCGTCGCTTCCGGGCCGTCGGCCTCGGCGAACTCATTTTGAAGCATCCACAAAATGAGCACCAGGTAGGTCACTGCCATTCCACCGTAAAACAGGGCGGGCCTCCAGGGTGGGGTCGAGACCAGACCTTGCGCACCAATCGTCCACATGTACCGGCCGGCAGAAAAGCTGGCCAGCCAGTCGCCGACCGGGTGGACAGAAGCGGGAAGATAGGACTGCATCATCGAGAGCGAACGCAGCAGCGTTTCGGTGAGGTACGGGGTCGCCCACAGCAGACTGATGACCTGTCGACGAGTCGAATTGCCGACCATAGCGATGAGCAGCCCGACGCTGGCCGCGACTCCAAACAGAAAGTAGAGACAGCACTCCGCGGCCACCAGTTGCCCGAGCGTGACGCCTCCCAGGGTGGAGGCCAAAGCGATCAAGGGCCAGCGGACCACGAACACCGAAAAGAAGTTGCCCACCAACTGCAGCAGCGTCAATCGGAGCCACTGCGAAGGGCTGACGCCCGCCAGTTGCAGCAGTTCGAAGAAGGCTCTGCGCTGCCGGTCGATCTGGTCTCCGGCGAGCCATCCGGCCAGGAAGATCGCGAGCAGGGCCCCTCCGCTGAAGAGCGCCCCCAGGGCCACAACACCTTGGCCGCCGGGCAGCGTGCGACGTACGAACAAGGCCAGCGCCAGCATCGCCAATTGCAATGCGAATCCGAACAGGCGAATCAGCGCCAGGTCAAAGCGGTTCGCCTGCCAGTCCGCCTGAGATCGCAAGAGCCCGCGAATCGTCGCCGACATCAATGGGATCCTGGATCATTCTTTTTCAGAGAGACCGTTGTTTGAACTCCGTACGCAAACTTGCCCCGACGCGTGGGGGCAGAATGAAAAGTTTCGCCGCACACTCGGTGCGTGCGGCGAAACGGGGTCAACAGAAAAGTTTGGTCACACGTTTTTCCAGACGTGTTCTTTCGCACTCTGCAGCACGGCGTCGCAGACCTTTTGGGTTTCGAGTGCGTCGCGGAATGTTGGGCCGCAGGGTTTGCCTTCTTCCAGGCTCTTCAGGAAGTCGGCCACCTGGTGCACGAACGAGTGTTCGTAGCCGATCTGCAGGCCGGGCACCCACCACTTGTTCATGTACGGGTGATCGCCGCCAGCGTCGGTGACGTGGATGCTCTTCCAGGCGCGGAACGGGCCTTCGTCACCGTAGTCGAACATTTCGAGCCGGTGCAGGTCGTGCAGGTCCCACCGCAGCGACATGTTCTCACCGTTGATCTCGAACGTGTACAGCGCCTTGTGACCGCGGGCATAGCGGGTCGATTCAAACAGACCCAGCGAGCCGTTTTCGAAGTGACAGAGGAACGCACAGGCGTCGTCGATCGTCACCTTCTGCTTCTGACCGGTGGCGGTATGGACCCGTTCCTTGATGAACGTTTCAGTCATGGCGGTGACGTCGCTGATCGAGCCGTTCAGCCAGATGGCGGTGTCGATGCAGTGAGCCAGCAGATCGCCCGTCACGCCTGATCCAGCGGCAGCGGCGTCGAGACGCCAGAGAGCATTGCCGCCCTGCGGCAGGTCGGCGTTGATCGTCCAGTCCTGCAGGAAGTTGGCGCGGTAGTGGAAGATCCGTCCCAGTCGTCCGGAATCGATGATGTTCTTGGCAAAGGTCACGGCCGGGATGCGGCGGTAGTTGTACCAGACGGTGTTGGGAACTTTGGCTTCTTCGACCGCCTTGCACATCTCTTCCCCTTCGGCGGCGTTCATCGCCAGGGGTTTCTCGCACAGGATCATCTTGCCGGCCTTGGCGGCGGCGATGGCGATTTCCTTGTGGAGATTGTTGGGAGTGCAGATGTCGATCGCGTCAATGTCCTTGCGGGCGATCAGGGCTTTCCAATCGGTCTCGATCGACTCGTAACCCCACTGGTCGGCGAACGCCTGAATCTTCTCTTTGTCGCGAGCACAGGCGGCCTTCAGCACCGGCTTGTACTTCAGTTCCGGAAAGAAGTCGGGCACGCGCTTGTACCCGTTGGTGTGGGTGCGGCCCATGAAGCCGTAACCGATCATGCCGATGTTGAGCGGCTTGGACATTGCGAGTCTCCGTGGCGGTGTGTCTTTTGGTTGTTTTTGAATGACCCGGTGGGAAGCCGGAATGTATCAAGAACGGCCTGGATGTTCACCACGGAGAGACGAGGGGCACGGAGAAAAATCTGACCTCCGCAACTCGAAGAGAGCGGCAGAATGCCTTTCACTCATCTCAAGAGTCCGTCTGGCCCAGATATTGCCCGCTCCAGCAAAGTGAAATATTCCCATCTGGGTGTTCGCAAACACTCAGTACAAGCGATTTCCAGCGTGATGAGTACCGCAGCGTTTGGACGTATTGTGTCCATTTTCCAGGCCGTCCATGACCTCCTGCATTCTCAAGTCGTTCATCAGGTTCTCCGAGGATCTGGAGAACTTCTGGAACGGTCTTGGCTCCGGCCAACAGAGTCCGCATCTCCTGAACTTCAGACTCTTCAATCAGGGTAAAAAATGTTCCTCGTTGTGACTCAGGCAATTTCCCGCCGCACCAGCTGCAGTAATGCATGACGTACTGCGCACCGTTCATCGCCATGTGGTATTCGTTCATCCGCACGTCGAATTCGACCGGGCACTTCGCATCCTAAGCATACCGGTCGGGCATCCCGCAACTGCACGACCTCTCGCTGGTGCCGTCTGTCATCGCAGGCCCTTTGATTTCAGAATCTCATCTGCCCAGGCGGCATCGTCAGGGTTGAGCGGGGGGACCGGATCGCGGCGATAATCGAGACGGCTCTCGTAGGCGCCGATGCCGTATGCCCAGTCCACAAGCTGTTGCAGATCCAGTACCGTGTCCTGGTCACCGGTTTTCAGGGGAATCGCGATTCGGGGAAGCCGCGAACGAAACCGAACCGGGTAAATCTCGTAGTCACGACCTCCGCGCCGGGCAATGTTGACCAGGTAGTCCCAGGGTTTGAGTTCCGCAACCAGAACCTGGGGGGCGTCGATCGTATACGTCCCCCCTCGCAATAAATCGATCTCCACAAGATGCACCGCCGTGGAGCGCAGCTCCTTCTGTTTGCGAAGATAAAGGTTTCGCCCCTTGCCGCGGCGCTTGTTCGTGGGACTGAGAAATTCCAGGACTGTTACCAGTTCTTGATGTTCGAGCGTGTAGACTTCGGCGAAAATCTCACGCATTTCGTCTTCCTGTTTTCTGAGACGGACAGGCTGGTCGGCGACGGCGGCGGCAGGACCGCTGTCGGACGCCGTGTCAGACTTGCGCAGAATCAGATTGTCCGGCCAGAGTTCCCGGTCGTCCTCCGAGATCCAGACACGGTCCCCGATCTCGATATAGTAACCCGCTTGGACGAGGCCGGGTTGAAGCACTTCAATCGTTTTGACAACGAGTGCATCGTGAAAGCCCTTCCAGACGCGGCGATTCTCCAACCACGGATCCATCCCCGGAAACGGACCTGGCATACATCTCTCCTGCGGCAAAGGGAACTCGCTCAATCGTCCCACTTTTGTCGCAGGGTTTCAATCTGAGTTGCGTGAGCAAGCGAATTGTCCCGGACGCTCAAAGTCGCGCTGGAAGTGAGGGGGCAAAATTGTTTCGGAGCGCCCGATTCAGCGTCCGGGACAATGACCCCCAAGTTCCAATCCCCCTCGCAGCGGGTCGGCTTCGTCGAGCAGCAAGCTCCCCTCCCCAGTCACCCAGGCCTGGCCAGTGATGCGGGGAATGATCCGGCTTCCTTCCCACCGATAGCTCGCTTCGAACACGCTGCCGGTGATGCTTTCCTGTCGCCAGATTTCGCCGGGCTGCAGCTTGCCGTCGCTCGCCAGGCAGGCGATTTTTGCGCTGGTGCCAGTCCCGCAGGGGGAACGGTCATAGGCGCCGCCGGGGCAGAGGACGAAGTTCCGGCTCTGATTTCCGGGATCAACAGGCGAGCCGAACAGCTCGATGTGATCGATTTCCGCGCCTCCAGCCCCGGTGATCCCCTGCTCTGGAAGGGCCGAACGGATGCGTAGCGTCACCTCGGTGAGCCGTTTCACATTCCGCAGCGAGAGACGTTCGCCGTGATCGCTGACCAGAAAGAACCAGTTCCCTCCCCAGGCGATGTCGCCGGTGACCAGCCCCAGGCTTGGTACTTCGACGCTCACCTTTGATGCGAGTCGGTAGCTCGGGACATTCTCCAGCCAGACGGTGTTCTGGCCATCGTAAATGAACGGGATCTTCCCGACAGGCGTTTCGAGCCAATGTTCCCCAGCGGCAATGCGGCCCAGATGCCCAAGCGTGACGCCAAGGCCGATCGTCCCGTGCCCGCACATCCCGAGGCCGCCGACATTGTTGAAGAAGATCACACCGGCAACACATTTCGGGTCGACCGGCGGGCAAAGCAGCGCCCCAACCAGCACATCCGACCCCCGCGGCTCGCAGACGATGGCTCGCCGAAAGTGATCGAACTCCGCCAGAAACCGCGCCCGCCGCTCGGCTAGGCTCCCATTCCCAAGATTAGGCCCGCCCCCCACAACCACTCGCGTCGGCTCTCCGCCGGTGTGGGAATCGATGATCTGGATGCGGTGGAATCGCGACATTGTGTGATTGATGTACTCTCGCGTAGAAGAACCAATAGCAAGAAACACTCGCTTACGCTTCGTGCTCTGATTTCTCATTTCGTTCTGCCGGCCTTCTTCTTGCTCTGAGTTCTTCCAGCCGCTGCTTGATGTGCTGTTCGTGGCCGCGGTTGGTGGGTTCGTAATAGTGCTTCTCGACTCCCAGGTAATCCTGGTCCACCCAGCCGCCGGCGCCGCTGTGGGCGTATTGATACCCTTCCCCGTGGCCGAGTCGTTTGGCGCCGTGGTAGTGGCCGTCTTTGAGATGGACCGGAACCGGCACGACCCGTTGCTGTTTCACGTCTTCCATGGCGGCATCGATGGCCATGTAGGCGGCGTTCGACTTCGGGGCGCAGGCCAGGTAGGTCACCGCCTGACCGAGGATAATCCGGCATTCCGGCATCCCCACCCGTTCGGTCGCTTCGGCCGCGGCGTTCGCCAGGATCAGGGCCTGGGGGTCGGCATTGCCCACATCTTCAGACGCCAGAATCACGATCCGACGGGCAATGAACCGGGGATCTTCGCCCGCCACCAACATTCTGGCGAGCCAGTAGAGCGCGGCATCGGGATCACTCCCGCGCATGCTTTTGATGAACGCACTGGTGACGTCGTAGTGCTGGTCCCCTTTGGCGTCGTAGAGAATGGCTTTCTTCTGG carries:
- the kdsA gene encoding 3-deoxy-8-phosphooctulonate synthase, with translation MSANLLQVDRYQCGPGRPLLFIAGPCVIESEELIRETSLRLADMAHKRGWQIVFKSSFDKANRTSFNSYRGPGLERGMEILARVREETGLPITTDIHEPQQAAPAAKVCKILQVPAFLARQTDLVHAIALAARDNDGIVNIKKPQFIAAEDIIHAVNKCREAGANNVLLTDRGTMFGYGRLVNDMTCIPTMQAMGCPVCIDATHSVQRPGGSTTGGNRGMVPFVARAAVAAGADAVFMETHPDPDKAKSDGPNQVRLSEIEKIFEQLSRVRELITEFNAAAS
- a CDS encoding Gfo/Idh/MocA family protein, coding for MSKPLNIGMIGYGFMGRTHTNGYKRVPDFFPELKYKPVLKAACARDKEKIQAFADQWGYESIETDWKALIARKDIDAIDICTPNNLHKEIAIAAAKAGKMILCEKPLAMNAAEGEEMCKAVEEAKVPNTVWYNYRRIPAVTFAKNIIDSGRLGRIFHYRANFLQDWTINADLPQGGNALWRLDAAAAGSGVTGDLLAHCIDTAIWLNGSISDVTAMTETFIKERVHTATGQKQKVTIDDACAFLCHFENGSLGLFESTRYARGHKALYTFEINGENMSLRWDLHDLHRLEMFDYGDEGPFRAWKSIHVTDAGGDHPYMNKWWVPGLQIGYEHSFVHQVADFLKSLEEGKPCGPTFRDALETQKVCDAVLQSAKEHVWKNV
- a CDS encoding DUF6980 family protein, producing MRMNEYHMAMNGAQYVMHYCSWCGGKLPESQRGTFFTLIEESEVQEMRTLLAGAKTVPEVLQILGEPDERLENAGGHGRPGKWTQYVQTLRYSSRWKSLVLSVCEHPDGNISLCWSGQYLGQTDS
- a CDS encoding DUF4058 family protein — translated: MPGPFPGMDPWLENRRVWKGFHDALVVKTIEVLQPGLVQAGYYIEIGDRVWISEDDRELWPDNLILRKSDTASDSGPAAAVADQPVRLRKQEDEMREIFAEVYTLEHQELVTVLEFLSPTNKRRGKGRNLYLRKQKELRSTAVHLVEIDLLRGGTYTIDAPQVLVAELKPWDYLVNIARRGGRDYEIYPVRFRSRLPRIAIPLKTGDQDTVLDLQQLVDWAYGIGAYESRLDYRRDPVPPLNPDDAAWADEILKSKGLR
- a CDS encoding proline racemase family protein, which translates into the protein MSRFHRIQIIDSHTGGEPTRVVVGGGPNLGNGSLAERRARFLAEFDHFRRAIVCEPRGSDVLVGALLCPPVDPKCVAGVIFFNNVGGLGMCGHGTIGLGVTLGHLGRIAAGEHWLETPVGKIPFIYDGQNTVWLENVPSYRLASKVSVEVPSLGLVTGDIAWGGNWFFLVSDHGERLSLRNVKRLTEVTLRIRSALPEQGITGAGGAEIDHIELFGSPVDPGNQSRNFVLCPGGAYDRSPCGTGTSAKIACLASDGKLQPGEIWRQESITGSVFEASYRWEGSRIIPRITGQAWVTGEGSLLLDEADPLRGGLELGGHCPGR